The genomic segment TATGCTCAGGCGCCCGACCGCCGTGGCCTGTTCTTCATGGACGGCTGGATGGCCTCGAATTCGCTGCCGATATCGCTGGCCGCGGCCGGTGCCCAGATCACCGTGCTGCAGAGCGGCGGCTCGGACCTGCCCGATGACCCGCCGCTGGCTGCAACCAACCCAGGCTTGGTCGCGCCCAACTTTTATATGTCGGGCAACCCGGAGCTGGTGGCCAAGATGCGGGTGGGGCTGGACTTCGATTCATCGGCGGTACTGGTCGGCGATGAGTCGCTCGCCGACATTGGCGCCCGGATCCTGCAAGCGCTTTCGGAGATCGCCTCAGGCCAGCCGACCTACGGCGAGACGCTCAAGTATTCGGAAGTTCAGGAAATCTGGTTCGACGGGCCGGTCTTCTAGAAGCACGGTGGCCCCGGCCGCGTTCCTGTGGACAACACGCACGGCGCATCCGGCCAGTCCCGGTGTCGAAAAATCAAAACGGAGGATGAGCAATGAAGATCACCGATCTGGAAATTCTGGAGTGCGACGCAGGCTGGCGTAACTACTCTTTCGTCAAGATCAGCACCGACGAGGGGCTGGTCGGCTGGAGCGAGTTCAACGAAGGCTTCGGCTCGCCCGGCATCGGGACGGTCATACAGCAGCTGGCGGGCACGCTCATCGGCCAGCCGTTGCCCGGTCTCAACCGGTTCTTTGCCGATGTCTATGCCCGTACCCGTCCGGCGGCCGGCGGCGTCGTGGCCGAGGGGATCGCGGCGATCGAGAACGCCCTGCTGGATCTGCACGCAAAGCGGCTGAACGTGCCTTGCTATGAATTGCTGGGCGGCAAGGTACGGGATCGCTTGCGGGTGTACTGGTCGCACTGCCCGGCCTGGCGAATCAATCACCCGAGTTACTACGGGCCGCAGATCAGCGACCTGGACGGTGTCCGGGCGATCGGCGGGGAGGCACGTGAACGCGGTTTCGATGCGCTCAAGACGAATCTGTTCCTGTTCGAGCAGGGCAGCGCACGCGCATGGCGCCCGGGTTTCTCCGCGCCGTTCTACCCGGAGCTGAATATCGATCGCACCGTCATCCGCAACATGCTCGACACCATCGAAGCGCTGCGGGCCGGTGCCGGTGCGGACATGGACATCCTCATCGATGTCAATTTCCACGCCAAGACCGACGGCTATCTGAAGCTGCTGCGGGCGTTGTCGGATGTCGATCTGTTCTGGGTCGAACTGGACACCTATCGTCCTGAAGCGCTTGCCCATATACGACGCCAGGCGGGCCAGACCATCAGTTCGTGTGAAACCTTGTGTGGCGGACGCGAATTCCTGCCGTTCTTCCAGCAACAGGCGGTGGATGTGGCCATCGTCGACGTCATCTGGAACGGCGCCTGGCAGTCGATGAAGATCGCCGATCTGGCCGATGTGCACGAAGTCAATATCGCGCCCCACAACTTCTATGGCCATCTGGCCACGATGATGAGCGCACACGTGGCCTGTGCAGTGCCCAATTTCTGCATCATGGAAACCGATATCGATCGGCTGGAGTGGGATGCGGAGATCTTCACCCATGTGCCCGAATATCGAGACGGTCATCTCGTCATGCCCGATCGGCCGGGCTGGGGCACGGAACCGGTCGAAAGCGAGATTCGGGCCCGGCCACCCAAGCGTGGCGGCGGGCTCATGCAGCCACGCAAGAGCTGACGAACGCCCGCCCAATGGGACCCGGCGGCCCGGGGGTGACCCGGCCGGGCCGCCGGATGTCCGGTTCGGTTAGCGGCTCACTACCAGTGGCCGGATCGCGGCTCGCAAAGCGACGTGGCTATCGGCGTCGTGCCTCGCCGGCTGAAGTGCAATGAATTCATACGTTGGTATTACAAGCCGCGCGGCCGGGAGCCGATCGGCACGGCGGCAAGTGATCGAAAAATAAATAAATATCTGATTAATATAAAAAATATTAGTCGTGTGCCCGCGCGTCGACGGCTTGGGCCGGGTTTCAAATTGTCTTGACAGTGGTATTCGCAAGGCGCTAGTGTCGTTTCGTAATGTATTAAGACGTTCTGAATAGCAGAATAAACAATCGCCGAGGCATCGTGACTCGTACGGCCCGCCCCGCGATTACACATGGAGGAGAGCATGAGTCAGGCATTGGCGATCGGTCAGGAGAGCTCCGCGGTTCATGCCGCCTTCGAGCCGCGCAGCATCGCGGTCGTGGGTGCGTCGGAGGATATGGGCAAGTTCGGCGGTCGTATCCTCCACTACCTCCTGCATCACCGGTTTGCCGGCCAGATCTTTCCTGTCAACGCCACGCGCGACCAAGTCTGCGGGCTCGATGCCTATGCGTCGCTGGACGACCTCCCGAGCACCCCGGATCTGGTCGTCATCTGCGTGCCGCAGCGGCATGTGCACGGCGTCGTCGAATCAGCCGGGCGGCTGGGTGTCGGCGTGGCCGTGGTGGTCTCCAACGGTTTTGCCGATGCGGGCGATGAAGGTCGGCAACAGGAACAGGTGCTCGTAGCCCTGGCGCAACGCCATGGCCTCCGCTTGGTCGGGCCCAACTGTATGGGCTTCGTGTCCGCGGCGACCGGCGTCATCGTCTGTTCGTCGAATATCCTGGCCATCGACAGCGTGCCGACCGGCGGCGTCGGGTTCATCAGCCAGAGCGGCGCCGTGCTCATGGCGCTGATGGACTGCGGTTTTCGTCAGGGGATCGGCTTTTCCCACTGCGTCACGCTGGGCAACCAGGCCGATCTGGAGCTGTGTGACTTCGTCGAGTATCTGCTCGAGGACGACGCCACGCAGGTCATCTGCACCTATGTCGAAGGCTTGAAAGACGCGGAGCGCTTCCAGCGCCTGGCGCGTCGCGCTGCCGCCCAGAACAAGCCCTGGATCATGCTCAAGTCCGGCCGCACGGCGGCCGGCGCCGAAGCGGCCTATTCGCATACCGCGAGTCTGGCGGGCAGCTATCAGGCCTTCGAGACCGTCTGCCGCGAGAACGGCATCATTCTGGTCGAGGATGTCGAATCGCTGCTGTGTCTGGCGGCGATCCTGGAGAAGTTTCCCGGTCAGCGTCTGGACCGCGTGGCGCTGTCGTCGACTTCGGGGGGCAGCCTGGCGTTGTGTGCCGATCGGCTGTCCGATGAAGGCATCAAACTGGCCGAACTGTCGAGCGAAACACTCGACAAACTGCACGAGCACTATCCGGCGTCGGTTTCCAACCCCGTCGATATCGGTGTCGCCACGCAGGGTGCGCTGGGCCGGGTCGCACGGCCGACCGCCGAGATCCTGCTATCAGACCCGGGCGTGGATATCTTCCTGCCGGTACTGAGTACCGCACCGGACGTGCACGCGCTGACGCAGTGGTATATCGAAGGCGCCGAAGCCGCAGGCGACAAGCCGTATCTGGTGGTCTTGCAGCCGGCGGCTCTGGCCGACAGCACGCGTCTGGAGCTTCGCCGCCGAGGCATTGCCTTTGTCGATAGCTTCGACGCCCTGGCCCGTGCGCTCAGAGCCTGGAAACAGACGATGGCGGCGCCCCGCAAGCCCGCAGACTGCGAGCGTCCGGCGGGGCTGCCCGCACCGGGTACGATCGCCGCACCTTCCGGAGCGATGGACGAGACCCAGGCGAAGACGCTGCTGGATCGCTATGGCATCCGGACCAATCTGGGGGTGACCTGTACGACTCCCGAACAGGCAGGCGAGGCGGCCGCGAACATGCAATTCCCGGTGGTCGTGAAGATCGTATCGCCGGACATCGTGCACAAAAGCGATATGGGCGGCGTAGCGCTCAATCTCGATAGCGTAGAGGCCGTCGAGCAGGCAGCCCGCGACATGGCCGCTCGCATCACCGCCGCCGACTCCAGTCTTCGACTGGAAGGGTTTTCCGTGCAGGAGCAGGCCACCGGAAAGATGGAACTCGTGCTCGGTGTGAACACCGACGAACAGTTCGGTCCGATGATCGTGTTCGGCGCCGGCGGCACGCTGGTCGAGATTCTCTCCGACGTGGCGGTGGCCAGTGCGCCGGTCGCCCGTGCCACCGCGCGTGCCCTGCTCGAGCGGCTGCGTATTTACAAGGTGCTGGCCGGCGCGCGTGGCAATGCGCCACTGGATATCGACGCGGTGGCTGAACAGATCGAGCGGCTGAGTTGGTTGGCCGAGGATTTCAAGGACTCGTTGCAGGAACTGGATATCAACCCGTTGCTGGTCGACGACGAGGGGCGCGGCGCCGTGGCAGTGGATGCCCGGGCGCTGTTCAAGAAATAGTCAGCTGCCCTCGGGGACCGGGCTGACCACTATAAAAACGTGTGCAGAGGAGCATCGACATGACTGACAAAAAGACCAGAAAGGCGGCTAGAAAACTGCTCGCCGCCGGTTTGGCGGTAGCGGGCC from the Salinisphaera sp. T31B1 genome contains:
- a CDS encoding acetate--CoA ligase family protein, whose amino-acid sequence is MSQALAIGQESSAVHAAFEPRSIAVVGASEDMGKFGGRILHYLLHHRFAGQIFPVNATRDQVCGLDAYASLDDLPSTPDLVVICVPQRHVHGVVESAGRLGVGVAVVVSNGFADAGDEGRQQEQVLVALAQRHGLRLVGPNCMGFVSAATGVIVCSSNILAIDSVPTGGVGFISQSGAVLMALMDCGFRQGIGFSHCVTLGNQADLELCDFVEYLLEDDATQVICTYVEGLKDAERFQRLARRAAAQNKPWIMLKSGRTAAGAEAAYSHTASLAGSYQAFETVCRENGIILVEDVESLLCLAAILEKFPGQRLDRVALSSTSGGSLALCADRLSDEGIKLAELSSETLDKLHEHYPASVSNPVDIGVATQGALGRVARPTAEILLSDPGVDIFLPVLSTAPDVHALTQWYIEGAEAAGDKPYLVVLQPAALADSTRLELRRRGIAFVDSFDALARALRAWKQTMAAPRKPADCERPAGLPAPGTIAAPSGAMDETQAKTLLDRYGIRTNLGVTCTTPEQAGEAAANMQFPVVVKIVSPDIVHKSDMGGVALNLDSVEAVEQAARDMAARITAADSSLRLEGFSVQEQATGKMELVLGVNTDEQFGPMIVFGAGGTLVEILSDVAVASAPVARATARALLERLRIYKVLAGARGNAPLDIDAVAEQIERLSWLAEDFKDSLQELDINPLLVDDEGRGAVAVDARALFKK
- a CDS encoding mandelate racemase/muconate lactonizing enzyme family protein, producing the protein MKITDLEILECDAGWRNYSFVKISTDEGLVGWSEFNEGFGSPGIGTVIQQLAGTLIGQPLPGLNRFFADVYARTRPAAGGVVAEGIAAIENALLDLHAKRLNVPCYELLGGKVRDRLRVYWSHCPAWRINHPSYYGPQISDLDGVRAIGGEARERGFDALKTNLFLFEQGSARAWRPGFSAPFYPELNIDRTVIRNMLDTIEALRAGAGADMDILIDVNFHAKTDGYLKLLRALSDVDLFWVELDTYRPEALAHIRRQAGQTISSCETLCGGREFLPFFQQQAVDVAIVDVIWNGAWQSMKIADLADVHEVNIAPHNFYGHLATMMSAHVACAVPNFCIMETDIDRLEWDAEIFTHVPEYRDGHLVMPDRPGWGTEPVESEIRARPPKRGGGLMQPRKS